ACTATGACGTACCCTTCAAGGATTTCACCCTTCGTTCACGTTTGGACCGTCTGGATATTCTAGGTTATCATCGAGACAGCAAAAATTATCTTAACCTTTTTGATATTGATGGGCTTAATTACGACTTGATTGAAGACGGCATCACTTTTGATAAAACAAAAATCAAAGAAAACCTCACCCTCTTCCTTTACCCAGATGATTCGGATAAGGCTGGAGAATTGCTCCGTATCTACCAACAATATTTCATGGTGTCTAACGCAGCGCAGTTATTGATCGATGAAGCCATTGAACGTGGGTCAAATGTCCGCGACCTTGCTGATTATGCTTACGTGCAAATCAACGATACGCATCCTTCAATGGTTATTCCAGAATTGATTCGTCTCTTGACGGAAAAACATGGTTTGACATTTGAAGAAGCAGTGACGATTGTTAAAGAGATGGTGGGGTATACCAACCATACTATTTTGGCAGAAGCCTTGGAAAAATGGCCGCTTGATTACCTCAATGAAGTAGTGCCACACTTAGTTACCATCATTGAAAAACTAGATGCACTAGTTGCCAAAGAGGTTTCAGATGTTAATCTCCACATTATTGATGAGTCAGGCCGTGTTCACATGGCGCATATGGATATTCACTTTGCAACAAGTGTTAACGGTGTTGCAGCGCTTCATACTGAAATTCTTAAAAACAGTGAATTAAAGGATTTCTATGAGCTTTATCCTGAAAAATTCAATAATAAGACTAATGGTATTACCTTCCGTCGTTGGCTGGAATTCGCTAATCAAGACTTAGCAGCTTATGTGAAAGAATTGATTGGTGATGACTACTTGACTGATGCGACAAAACTTGAAAAATTAGTGGCATTTGTGGATGATTCAACTGTTCATGAACAATTGGATGCTATTAAATATCAAAATAAATTACAGCTAAAACGTTACCTCAAAGAACACAAAGGAATTGATTTGGATGAGCATTCTATTATTGATACCCAGATCAAACGATTCCATGAGTACAAACGTCAACAGATGAACGCTCTTTATGTCATCTACAAATACATGGAAATCAAACGTGGACATCTTCCAAAACGCAAGTTGACCGTTATCTTTGGAGGTAAAGCTGCGCCGGCCTATATTATCGCTCAAGATGTCATTCACTTGATTTTAAGCTTGTCAGAATTGATTAATAATGATCCAGAAGTTAGTCCTTATCTCAATGTTCATTTGGTTGAAAACTACAATGTTACTGTGGCAGAGCATTTAATTCCAGCAACGGATATTTCAGAACAGATTTCTCTAGCTTCTAAAGAAGCCTCAGGTACTGGTAATATGAAATTTATGCTTAATGGTGCCTTGACTTTAGGAACAATGGATGGTGCTAACGTTGAGATTGCTGAATTAGCAGGAATGGATAATATTTATACATTCGGGAAAGATTCTGATACCATTATTGACCTTTATGACAGGGCTGGATATGTTTCTCGTGATTACTATGAATCTGATGAGAGAATCAAAGAAGCAGTCGACTTTATTCTCTCAGAGGACTTGCTAGCAGTTGGTAATCAAGAACGTTTAGAGCGTTTATATCATGAATTGCTTAATAAAGACTGGTTCATGACCTTGATTGACCTTGCAGAATACATTGATATCAAAGAGAAAATATTGACAGATTATGAAGATCGTCAAGCATGGAATCGTAAAGTTGTGCATAATATTGCTAAAGCAGGTTTCTTCTCTTCTGACAGAACGATTGCTCAATATAATCAAGATATCTGGCATAGTTAAGCTATAAAATAGCTTATATGTCATGATTAAGGAGTTGGGAAACCAGCTCTTTTTTACTGCTCTTATCTAGAATTGAACAACAAATGTTGTATAATTAAACTAAAATATACGTTAAATGCGGAAAAATATAAAATAATGCTTGACTTTTGAATAAAAATGAAATATTATTTTTTAAAAAATAAATAATATTCATTAAGGGGATTGTTATGAAAAAAGTTTTATTAAGCGTCACAGCAGTATTGTTAAGTGCTAGTTTGGTAGCCTGCTCATCAAACGCAAAGGAAGATCAATTAGATAAGATAACGAAAAAAGGGAAAATGGTTGTTGCTATGAGCCCAGAATTTGCTCCCTTTGAATTTAAAACACTAATTGATGGA
The sequence above is drawn from the Streptococcus pluranimalium genome and encodes:
- the glgP gene encoding glycogen/starch/alpha-glucan family phosphorylase, which translates into the protein MTKAFTTYLNDKGQDLASLSNEAIYQELLHYVKETAENMPKNTAKRKVYYISAEFLIGKLLSNNLINLGVYQEVKEALSTVGKSISEVEDLEPEPSLGNGGLGRLASCFIDSMSTLGINGEGVGLNYHFGLFKQVFKDNQQGAEPNDWIQDESWLIPTDVHYDVPFKDFTLRSRLDRLDILGYHRDSKNYLNLFDIDGLNYDLIEDGITFDKTKIKENLTLFLYPDDSDKAGELLRIYQQYFMVSNAAQLLIDEAIERGSNVRDLADYAYVQINDTHPSMVIPELIRLLTEKHGLTFEEAVTIVKEMVGYTNHTILAEALEKWPLDYLNEVVPHLVTIIEKLDALVAKEVSDVNLHIIDESGRVHMAHMDIHFATSVNGVAALHTEILKNSELKDFYELYPEKFNNKTNGITFRRWLEFANQDLAAYVKELIGDDYLTDATKLEKLVAFVDDSTVHEQLDAIKYQNKLQLKRYLKEHKGIDLDEHSIIDTQIKRFHEYKRQQMNALYVIYKYMEIKRGHLPKRKLTVIFGGKAAPAYIIAQDVIHLILSLSELINNDPEVSPYLNVHLVENYNVTVAEHLIPATDISEQISLASKEASGTGNMKFMLNGALTLGTMDGANVEIAELAGMDNIYTFGKDSDTIIDLYDRAGYVSRDYYESDERIKEAVDFILSEDLLAVGNQERLERLYHELLNKDWFMTLIDLAEYIDIKEKILTDYEDRQAWNRKVVHNIAKAGFFSSDRTIAQYNQDIWHS